The Callospermophilus lateralis isolate mCalLat2 unplaced genomic scaffold, mCalLat2.hap1 Scaffold_109, whole genome shotgun sequence genomic interval gtggggggaaggcaAATGCCATGAATCCAGGGTCATGTTTGATTGCAGGACAGTGGCAGTGTGTTGTGATAAAGTTACCATTTAGAGATGATTAGGAGACAAGGCAAGTGGGAGCCGAGGAATTTTTTAATTCAGAAAAAAGGGTTTTGCTTTCTTTCAGGGTGTAGATGGTGTGCCAGGGAGATGTGCGGCATCCCTGGGGTGGGTGGGTTGGTAGCCAGGTGCGCAGGTTGGTGCCCAGAGCCTGGACCTGTGAAGACTCCACTCGGCCCCAAGTTCTGCTGCCTCTCCAGCGCCTCTGTTGACCCATGATGGACAACTTCCAGTACAGCATCCAGCTCAGTGACCAGGACTGGGCTGAGTTCTCTGCCACTGCTGATGAGTGTGGTCTCCTGCAGGCTGGTCTAGCTTCTGGAGATGAGCTCTTGTCCAGTGACATTGACCAAGGGGACAGCAGTGGCAGCAGCCCCCCTGGGCCCCCACCCCTTCTTACTGGGCAGCTTGCTGCCAGGAGGAGGGGCTGTCAGAGCTGTGAAGAGGAGGATGCCGTGGCCACAGGACAGCTGGTCAGAAGGTCTCAGGGTGAGCCTGTCCTGGCTCTGGGACATGGTCAGCAGGCAGCCGGCACGTCCGCACAGTCAGAAGCTCTTCTGTCCCTTGGCTCAGGTGCTGCCCCTCCCGGTCAGTGCTCAGTCCTCCCACGGTCAGCAGCTTCCAGAGAGGAGATGCAGAGGCTCCTGCAGGGCCCGGCCCCCAGCCCCCCTGGTGAGCCCCCTCGGAGTCCCGAGTCTCCTGGCTTCAGCCCCACCTCCCAGAAACCCCCCGACAGCCCTGGAGCCCCAGCACAGAGCCCTGGGCGCAAGAAGAGACGTACTGTGGGTGTAAAGGGGGGAGGGCGCTCAGGAGCCCCAGGCCCTGCTGTTGCCCATCTGGGCTCCCTGCTGCCCACTGAGATCAGGCCTGAGGAGGGCACTGGCCTGGCTGGGTCCAGGGGCAAGGGGTTTGTGGCTGGGGCAGCAAAGCTGACTGCATGAGCCCAGCAGGACACACTGGATCCAGGCTCTGCAGGTGCTCCGGAGCTGAGTGTTCGTCCCCCTGAGCATGTTGCCAGTCCAGGGCCAGGCTGGGGTCTGTGCACACCTGTGCCTGTCACTGAGCAAGGTACAGACCAGATCAGAATAACTCCTAGAGCTGAGCTACACACGGTATCCATATCTGTTCAGGAAACTCATCCAAATGTCTCCCTGGCTAAGCCAGATGTGGCTCTGTCTACACCTGCCTCCAAGCCTCAAATTAACATGGGTCTGTCTATACCTGCTTGCAAGATTCAGCCCAACATGAATCTGTGTATGCTTGACTCTGAGCCTCAACCTGATGTGGCTTTCTCTGCACCTGCCTCCAAACCTCAGTCTGACATGGCTTCATCTACACCTGCCTCTGAGCCTCCTCCCAACGTGGGTCTGTCTATGTCTGTCTCTGAGTCTCAACCCAATGTGGCTTTGTCTGTGCCTGCCTCCAAACCTCAGTCTGATGTGACTTTGTCTACACCTGCATGCAAGCCTCAACCCAACATGGCTTCATCTACATCTCCCTCTGAAAGTCTACCCAACATGGATTTGTCTACACCTGCCCCCAAACTCCAACCTGATGAGGCTTTATCTACACCTGCCTCCAAGGCTCAACCTGACACGGCCATGTCTACATCTGCCTCTGAGCCTCAGTAGGTCCAGATTGGATCTACACCTGTCTCCACACCAAGAGTCTGTGTGGACCTGCATGCAGCAGTGGTGGATTCCTCTACTCTTGGCTCTGTGGCCCTGCCGTGCACAGCTCTGCCGCACTCTGTTTCCAAGGCTGAGTCTGAAGCACCTGTATCCATACCTGACCCCAGAGCCAGTGCTGCTGAGCCCTCCTGGGCCCCTGTCCCCCAAGCAGGGTCTGACACTGTGGGGACAGAGGTGATTGTTCCTCCTGGGGGACCCCAAGAGAAGCCCAGAGAGCAGCCCTCTGAAGGGACCCCAGGACCCCCTGAGGGCGAGCCCCTGCAGGGCCCCATGCAGGCTCCCAAGAGGAAGAAGGTACGATTTTCTATGGCAGTGCCCAGACTGGAGAAGCCAAGGTCAGCAGGGGCCGAGGGCCCACCCTCACCAGTCACACCCCGGCCCTCAGCCCTCAGAATGGCAATGGGGGGCCAtgaggggtctccagcctggaaCGCTGTGACAGTCGGGCCCCGGCCCCCGCAGCCGCGGATCCTCAAGCACCTGCCGCCCCCTGCCCCTTCTGCTTCAGTGAGGCCTGGGCTGGGCAGCAGCTTTGCAGTGACCCTCCCAGAGGCCTATGAGTTCTTCTTTTGTGACACCATTGAAGAGGAGGACGAAAGCGTGGCAGAGGAGTGAGCCAGCCAGGCCCTAGGTGAAGTCCAGTGGCCGGACACATGCGAGTTCTTCTTCTGGGATTTTCAGGGCCAGATGTCCCGGCATCAGGGGTGCTGTTCCCCAGCTGCAGCCCTGCCCCCGAGGGTCGAGGCTGTGCCAGTGGCACCCCCTGGTGACCTGGTGCCCATTTCTATCCCCGAGGCCTACAAACACTTCCTTGAGGATGGGTTTGGGGGTGTGCTGCCATCCGTTCTCCAGCTGCGGGCCTCAGAGCACCCCAGGGAAGCGGGGCCCAGGATCTCGTCTGAGCCCAGCCCAGCCACAGTGGAACAACTCAGCCTGGTGGTCATGCGGGCAGGTGCATTCTGCTTAGGCCCGAAGTCCATCCAGGTCTAGGAACACACTGTCCAGGGAGCCCAGCCAGAAGGGCTATGGGGGTGGGGATGGAGCCCAATCTTCGGTCATCAGCCTCTGGGTGGGGGGGCCTTAGGAACCTGTTGGGAGGTCAAGCAAGCTCCAGGAATCCCAGGACATGGTCCACATGGGGCGGCTGAGGCCAGGCACCATGGCCATTCAGGGTCTGACCTGAGTCCAggcccaaatgccagggaagcccaTCTCTAAATCACCACTAGCAGGATAGGTGCTGGGGGTGCTCTGACTTGGGCCTTAGTGAGGCAGGTGATGGCAGCACAGGTGATTCTTAGGACTGGTGTGTCTAGGGTACACATGTCCCAGGGTGGACATGTCCTGGCAGGCGTGCCCAGGGCAGATGTGTTCAGGGCACAAGTGTCAGGGTGGACGTGTCCTGGCAGGCGTGTCTCAGGGTGCAGCAGTCAAGCTCTGGTGTACTTCTCTCTCCTAGGGGAGCTCTGCAGTCCCCTGGCCTCACCTCCCTTCAGTCAGAATGACATGTGTCTGGTGTTTGTGGCTTTTGCCACCTGGGCAGTGAGAACGTCAGATCTACATACCCCGGATGCTTGGAAAACAGGTGTGGGGCTCTGGGGGCAGAGGGAGTTTGTGCCTAGGAGTCAGAAGGAGGGGCTTCcttgttcagcctcacctgggcccctAGGGAGGAGGTGTGCACGGGGGGAGGAGGTATGCGCTGGAGGCACAGGTTCTCCCCAACTCTGCTTCTCCCCTGCTGACCGGCTTCCACCCCATTGCTCTGTCCTGCTGGCCTTGTCCTACCCTCTGAGGACTGAGTCATGTGATCAGAAGGGGATGACTGGCAGGAGCCAGCACCAGGAGACCTTGTGCTTCTCTTTCAGTCTTGCTGGCCAACCTTGGCACCATCTCTGCCATCCGCTACTTCTGCAGGCGTGTGAGGCGTGGGCGCACTCCCAGCCGCAGCTGTAGCCGCAGCCCAAGTCCCACCTCCTAGCAGCCAGACCTGGACCACGAAGACACAGGACAGGAGACAAGCATGGTGCCAGGAGGTGCTGCCCTCCTCCTTGCCCTCTGACCCCTGTCTTCCAGGGCGTCCAGGAGAGAGCCAGTGTCTGTGGGGCTGGCTCCCTTGGACTCCACCTGAGGCCCAGCCAGGGGCTGAGGCCGCTCCCCTCCCCTTGGAGGAAGGAAATTTGGAATTATGGGTGGGTAGGGACTGAGCAGGGAACTAGTTAATAGGGTATTGAATTAGCAAATGAAAAGCACAGGGCatccagttaaatttgaatttcagacatGCAATATTTGGGATAAATTTACACTAAGAAATTATTGTTGATGATCTGAAATCTAACTTAACAGGGCATTGTGTTTCATCTGGTTATAGGTTGGGGGGAAGTGGCAGGAGAAGATactggaattaggagtggcagagAGGGGCAAGGAGTGCTGGGTTTGGGTGGGGTCAGGACAGGGATGCTAGAGGCCATAGGAGCTAGGGGCATGTTCTGGGGCATCTGCCCTACTCACAAGAGCCTCTTGAACCCTGAGCCCCAAAGGACGTGGTCAAGGTAGTGGTGGTAGGTAGACCTGGGCAGACACCCAGACACCTCCAGTGGTTGCTGCAGCCCCTGTGGTGGGGAGTCTATGGGGCAGGACCTTGGCTCCTCTGAGGAGACCTGGATGAGGATTCAGGGAGAACCTGGTGGCCTCACCCATGAGGACTTGGCTTGGAATTGTCCCTGGTCCCATGGGTCAGCTGGTGTGGAGGTCAAGGCTGAGAGAGTCAGAGATGGGGTGGGAAGGTGAGTGGGGCCGGAGGTGGCAGAGCAGTGGCAGGGGGTCTGCCCAGGGCAGTGTGCACAGGGTCTTCAGGATGGTGGGAGATTCCTGGTTCCTTGGTGGAGGACACAGGTAGACAGCACCAATAAAatctcctctctcttccttgtTTATGGCATCAGTGTCTGACTAGCCCCATCCATACACCCAAGCACTgacccccacccctgcccactTTGAGGGACACCTTTATGCCTCTGCCTGTGCTGTTTCACACCTTGAGACCTAGGAGCCTCATGCTCCAACCTCACACACTCAGACCCTGCCAACCTGACCTAGCCCTCTGTCCTGCACATCCATGTGGCCCCCAACTTCCAGGTTAAGTTCCCTCCCTGAGGGCAGAGCTGCAGATGGCATCTGCAGATGTTCAGCACCTCCCTGAAGACCCTTGCTGGGTTGTGGTCAGCCACACAGCCAGGGTGTCCCCAGGGATGAGGCGCCTATTCTTAGCTATTCCAGCTTCTACCCATCTGCCCTCAGGTCCTGGATACTCCTTTGACTTGCTGGGGTCAGACCCACGCTGGGGATTTGACATGGGTCAAAAGATTAGGTGACTGCAGGTCCCTCTCCAGGGTCAGAACTGAACAGATGTGGTTCTGACAAGCAGCCCTGGCCAGGGGCCATCAGATCCACTGCATGAGCCCCCCCTCTGCCTCAAGCCTTCTGAGCCGTGGCCATTTCTGGTGGGAGGAAGATGAAGTCTTGTCACCATCGGGTGGGGAGGGCAGAGACCCATCAGCCTGCAGGAAGCTACATCCTGGTTTGTACTTACCCCCAGGGAGGCAGGAACCCCACTCACCTGAGGGAGGTGGCAGAGGGGTGGGTGACACTTCCCTGGCAGGGGAGACCTGGGAACCCCAAACCACAAGTCTGAGAGCAAGGCAGATCCCCAGGAAGGGAGCATAAAGATCAGCCTAGAACCTGCCACAGCCCTCCCATCCTTGTCTCCTGGTCCTGCTTGCCCCACATTctcctatttctctctctctcctgctcccTCCAAGTTCTAGGTCTGCCCAGCACCCTTTGGGCCCAGGGACTGGGcctcctcactcctcctcctGCAGTGGGGGCTGCTACTCACCAGCTGAGGGGAATCTGGGGGCTGTGGACCCCGGTCCTTGATGGGACCCCGGTGTCCCTGAGCAGCTCGGGACTGCAGGGCTCCTTTCATGGAGACCAAATGGGGAGCTGGGGGGCCAGGAGAGCTGGAGAGTCCAGAGCAGGGACCAGTGACAGGCACAGACACAGGGACCAAGGGGAATGGGCTGCAAGGCTCTGGTCCAGGTGAGCTTCGCACTGCACTGAGGAACTGCCAGGAGAATGGGGgtaatgtgaggccctgggtgagGGCCACCAGGGAGCACAGGGGTTCCCGCCCCGGGCACCCCCTTAGCCTCCCATCATAGCAAACCTCAGGGTTTGGCCTCTCCCTGACTTCAGGCTGTGGCACATTCAGCCCTGTCACCAGCAGGCAACTGACCTCATCCAGGCCCCTGAGATCTGCGATCCTGCGATGGGAAGTGGCAGGTGGGTTGTAGGGATCAGCATACAGCGGGGAGTGTGGTGCCTCCAGGGGCTGCTCTGGGGCCTCTGGGCCACACTCCAGGCCCAGCCTGCCCACCTGAACGAAGGTGTAGAAGAGACAGTCCTTGAGTTAGAAGTAGCAGAACCTCTCTCTGCATGAAAGAGGCCTCGGGACCTGCAGGCCCAGCCAGGCTGAGAGACCAGGCCAGGGAGGCAGGGCAggagggaaagccaccctgcagggCTGGGCCACCTTGGTCAGGTGCAGATGCATGTGTGGTGGTACGGCAGGACCAGGCAGCTCCCCTCGGGCCTGGCCCCTGGACCGGCTGCTGCGCTTCAGATCTGCTCTCCATTGGACAATGCTGGCACAGTCAGTTTCAGAATTGGGCTGGCCCTGTGGGGGACCAAAACCTTCCAGAAAGTTCTCTTGGCCCTTCCCACTCAATTCTCTGAGGCCCCATGGCACTCCCTCCAGTCTAAGTCCCCCCAACCCAGGAACCAGGGTCCAGGCTCAGGTTGACGAGGCGTGGGAACCAGTCTCCCAGGCACACAGAAGCCTCATGCTTCCTACCCCTCTTCCTCAGCCATTCCCCCAGGTACTCACAGGTGCAGGCTGGGTAGGAGCAGGGCAGCCTGCAGTGGACAGCACTGAGGACTCAGGGAGGGAGTGGCTGGTGTGCTTGGAGGTGGGCACTGGGCACCCTGAATCCCAGCTGGTCCGTCCATCAGAGGAAAGTGAGCCTCGGACACCACCTGTGACCTGGGCAGTCAGGGGATGAGCTGGGTGGCCAATCCCTCTCCCCACCCACCTATGTCTGGACCCACCCCTCTATCCCCAGGGCCTGAGCCAAGGTCCTTCTGCTGCCCCTCACCTGTGTGGGCCCCTGCAGGCCTGGGAAGCTCTCAGGGTTAAGCAGCAGGGGGCCCCCATCCTGTCTGGAAACCGTCTGGAGGCAGAGCAGCCAGTGGCGGTAATCTTCATGACTGGCACACACCACCCGGATGGTATGGATGAATCGGCCTGTACACAGACTCCATGAGGTGGGGCCTGGCAGCACAGGTGTACCCCACAGAGTCCCCATAAAGAGCTGGGCTGGCCACCAGGCTCACTCCCCTTCCCCCTGGTGCCAAGGCAGGGGCGGAGTCTGGGTCAGAACGGACCTGAGATCAGGAACGAGCAGGTCTGCTTCTCTTCCAGGTTGATGTGGATGGCAGTGAGTGGCAACTCCCCCTGTGGGCAGTGAGTGAGGCCTATGCCTTCCTGGGAGCAGCTCCAGCCCCTGCCTGGCCCCATCCCCCAGTCTTCCAGAGCTGGGCTGGGCACCCAGACAGTCCAGCACCAAGGCCAGTTCCCTGAGGAAGTAGGGCAGCTAAAGTCTCTCCTGGGGACATCATCACCCAGGTCTGCTCACCAACTCACATAGCAGATGGGGAATGACCCCCAGGCAGGGAAGCCCCTGTGTGTCTCCTAAGTGTACACCAGTGACGTGCTCACTGGCATGTATGCACACTCCCATCAGGCAGCAGGAGCACATACCAATGACTCCCAGGAGGGTCCCACCTCATGCCACCTGCCCAAGGGCGATGATCTGGCTGGTGGCTGAGGGCCCTTCAGGATGAGGAAGGTGCTCCAGGGAGGAACTCTTTCACCTCAGAGCTGAGATCAGGCTGACCAGGCAGTGAGCCAGATGGGTGGAGCCCTGTGCTCTGTCCCAACAGGCCTTGATATACAGGTTCTCCCTGAGTTGCCGCCCCCACTACACACAGCATGCCTCCCTGGGCAGGTCCACCCTGGGGAGGGCCCACCTTAAAGGCAATCCCATCTGGTTCCTCAGAGAAGATGGCCAGGGATGTTGGGTACAGGACCAGGAGCCAATCCCATTGCTCCTGCAAGGGGTCAAAAGATAGCATGGGTAGGGCTGGGCACCATGGGCTGTCCCACCTCCCCCTTTACCCTGCCCACATCCTCTCCACCTGTGAAGGCAGGTGCTGCAGCTTGACCCTTGAGGCACAGATGGCACTGCCCACAGATTCACGCCCAGATGCCCTCCACAGCCAGGTCAGACGGCACTGCAGGGACCAGGGGAGCTCATCCCCTGAGGGGCCCTGTGGAGGAGGCCATCAGGGTAGGCTGGCAGAGAACGAGGGGGGAGGGGCTTGCAGGTTCCTGACACTGACCTGTGGGGGCACAGAGTGGCAGTGCCGCAGTCCCCCGACAAGGGCCATCTGCTTTTCCAAGTGGTAGAGCCAGCAGCGGAGCTCATCTTCACTGGGACAGAGAACGAGGAGTGGGGCGGGCAGTGGTCCTGGGGGTGGAGGAGCAGTGTGGGCTGAGGTGGGCCCAAGCTTGGAGCCCCAGAGTCCAAGCACAGGCCCCTCTCCAAGGGATCTGTGCAGATTGATCCATGGCCCTGGCTGGGAGGCACCCTTCTAGGAGGCCAGTGTCCTTCACATACCTGTGATCTGGAAGCCATGCTCTCCAGTCTCCTCAAGGGGGCAGATGCTCAACTCCACCAGCGGCAACAGCCCCTGCCAGAGAACAGGTAGTAGCAGTTGCAGAAACTCTCAGGGGCCTTTCCCCCACCCTTGCCCAGGCCCCTTACCTGGAATGTGAGTCCTGCAGAACTGTGAGCCTGGAAGTAGAGGTGGGAAGGGAACAGCTCCAGGTAGCAGTCATTGGTATCCTGGGGAGAGCAGATGCCCATCTGAGGGACTGGGGCAGACAGGATGGTGGGGTATGGGTCCCTGAGCATGCCCCCCAGCCCCCACCTGGCTGTGCTGGAACCACAGCTGGACCTTGGCATAGTGTACCACCTTGCCCAGGTTCCTCACGGGCACCTTCCGCCGCCCCTTCTTGAACACACTCAGGATGGGCTGCTCCAAGTTCTCCGGCTGATTCTCCAGGCCTGGAAAGTCCTAGGGGAGTAGGGCTTGGGGACTGGCCAGATAGGGCCAGCAACCCCAATCCATTACTCAGCCACCCATATAGTCCTGATCTGTCCATGCCAGGCCACACAACACACACAGGCAGATGCACACAGCCTGTATACATGGAATGGTGGCAGAATACACAATATGCACACAATACAGCTCCCCAGTCCATGCTACCTGGTCTAGCAGTGACAGAGAAGTTGGGACTTGGTGGAGTCAACCCTTAGCTTCACCACCTCCTGGTTCTGCAGCTCTATTTTGTTTGTTCAATCTCCCCAGACTTTTCAAAGGAGTTTTGGGGTGTC includes:
- the LOC143386336 gene encoding pleckstrin homology domain-containing family N member 1-like, which translates into the protein MAKDFPGLENQPENLEQPILSVFKKGRRKVPVRNLGKVVHYAKVQLWFQHSQDTNDCYLELFPSHLYFQAHSSAGLTFQGLLPLVELSICPLEETGEHGFQITGPLPAPLLVLCPSEDELRCWLYHLEKQMALVGGLRHCHSVPPQCRLTWLWRASGRESVGSAICASRVKLQHLPSQEQWDWLLVLYPTSLAIFSEEPDGIAFKGELPLTAIHINLEEKQTCSFLISGRFIHTIRVVCASHEDYRHWLLCLQTVSRQDGGPLLLNPESFPGLQGPTQVTGGVRGSLSSDGRTSWDSGCPVPTSKHTSHSLPESSVLSTAGCPAPTQPAPGQPNSETDCASIVQWRADLKRSSRSRGQARGELPGPAVPPHMHLHLTKVGRLGLECGPEAPEQPLEAPHSPLYADPYNPPATSHRRIADLRGLDEFLSAVRSSPGPEPCSPFPLVPVSVPVTGPCSGLSSSPGPPAPHLVSMKGALQSRAAQGHRGPIKDRGPQPPDSPQLVSPAREVSPTPLPPPSGTRNLPPS
- the LOC143386337 gene encoding LOW QUALITY PROTEIN: PGC-1 and ERR-induced regulator in muscle protein 1-like (The sequence of the model RefSeq protein was modified relative to this genomic sequence to represent the inferred CDS: substituted 1 base at 1 genomic stop codon); the encoded protein is MMDNFQYSIQLSDQDWAEFSATADECGLLQAGLASGDELLSSDIDQGDSSGSSPPGPPPLLTGQLAARRRGCQSCEEEDAVATGQLVRRSQGEPVLALGHGQQAAGTSAQSEALLSLGSGAAPPGQCSVLPRSAASREEMQRLLQGPAPSPPGEPPRSPESPGFSPTSQKPPDSPGAPAQSPGRKKRRTVGVKGGGRSGAPGPAVAHLGSLLPTEIRPEEGTGLAGSRGKGFVAGAAKLTVQIGSTPVSTPRVCVDLHAAVVDSSTLGSVALPCTALPHSVSKAESEAPVSIPDPRASAAEPSWAPVPQAGSDTVGTEVIVPPGGPQEKPREQPSEGTPGPPEGEPLQGPMQAPKRKKVRFSMAVPRLEKPRSAGAEGPPSPVTPRPSALRMAMGGHEGSPAWNAVTVGPRPPQPRILKHLPPPAPSASVRPGLGSSFAVTLPEAYEFFFCDTIEEEDESVAEEXASQALGEVQWPDTCEFFFWDFQGQMSRHQGCCSPAAALPPRVEAVPVAPPGDLVPISIPEAYKHFLEDGFGGVLPSVLQLRASEHPREAGPRISSEPSPATVEQLSLVVMRAGELCSPLASPPFSQNDMCLVFVAFATWAVRTSDLHTPDAWKTVLLANLGTISAIRYFCRRVRRGRTPSRSCSRSPSPTS